From one Humulus lupulus chromosome 8, drHumLupu1.1, whole genome shotgun sequence genomic stretch:
- the LOC133793894 gene encoding phenylalanine N-monooxygenase-like, whose amino-acid sequence MEMQELFIAGIDNPYNAAEWALSEMLNQPEMLEKATEEIDRVVGKGKLLQECDIPQLPYLVACAREALRLHPVTAFNVPHLSTADCTVAGYFIPKGSHVLLSRHGLGSNPVVWLQSGPPSS is encoded by the coding sequence ATGGAAATGCAGGAATTGTTTATAGCAGGAATAGACAATCCATACAATGCAGCAGAGTGGGCACTCTCAGAGATGTTGAACCAGCCAGAGATGCTTGAAAAGGCAACTGAAGAAATCGACAGAGTGGTGGGCAAAGGAAAACTCCTCCAAGAGTGTGACATCCCCCAACTCCCTTACCTTGTGGCCTGCGCAAGAGAAGCTCTCCGCCTCCACCCGGTCACCGCCTTCAACGTCCCCCATCTCTCCACTGCCGACTGCACCGTCGCTGGCTACTTCATTCCCAAGGGCAGCCACGTCCTCCTCAGCCGCCACGGCCTCGGCAGCAACCCGGTTGTGTGGCTTCAATCCGGACCGCCATCTTCCTGA
- the LOC133797846 gene encoding uncharacterized protein LOC133797846: MAPVAPRSGDAIFASVDRVNAELFTLTYGAIVRQLLTDLEEVEEVNKQLDQMGYNIGIRLVDEFLAKSNVSSCVDFKETAEVIAKVGFKMFLGVTASVTNWNADGTSCSIVLEDNPLVDFVELPDTCQGLYYCNILSGVIRGALEMVSMKTEITWVRDMLRGDDAFELQVKLLKQIPEEYPYKDDE; this comes from the exons ATGGCTCCTGTCGCTCCTCGTTCCGGTGATGCCATTTTCGCTAGTGTTGATCGCGTG AATGCGGAGCTTTTTACTTTGACCTATGGCGCAATCGTGCGCCAGTTGCTTACGGATCTGGAGGAGGTTGAAGAGGTCAACAAACAGCTTGATCAAAT GGGTTATAATATTGGCATTCGTCTGGTTGATGAGTTCCTAGCAAAGTCTAATGTCTCCAGTTGTGTTGACTTCAAAGAAACAGCTGAAGTTATTGCAAAG GTCGGCTTTAAAATGTTCTTGGGAGTCACTGCATCTGTGACAAATTGGAATGCTGATGGAACAAGCTGTAGTATTGTTTTGGAGGATAATCCTCTGGTAGATTTCGTTGAGCTTCCTGATACTTGTCAGGGTCTGTATTACTGCAACATCCTAAGTGGGGTCATTAGAGGAGCCTTAGAAATG GTGTCAATGAAGACTGAAATCACGTGGGTCCGTGACATGCTTAGAGGTGATGATGCATTTGAGTTGCAAGTAAAACTCCTAAAGCAAATTCCAGAAGAGTATCCCTACAAAGATGATGAGTAA